Part of the Acropora palmata chromosome 10, jaAcrPala1.3, whole genome shotgun sequence genome, CGATtaagtctacgtttacctctaaggcaactcagacagtttaaactacgaacttactatgatgactctgaaaggtgaaacatttgctggtttcaagatacagagatagccGGGtttctatttagtaattgacgttgcaagtgttatactctcaatgtacattggtttgctgagacagtgggcgaagtaaataattcgcgatatgcataaatcacatatcgctcttggagaacgctggaaagagcatttccaagcctctagctttcaaaattttctgggggagcatgcccccataCCCCCCTAgaggctcgcgcctccggcgctcacgtgcccccccagttatattacccttgctacggcactgttatGGAATCTTAGACGAGTAGAGTACAACTTGTAAGCTGTTAGTGATAGGTTGTAGACAAGCTTGATTGATAAGACAAAATCTGGTTTTATTAtgatctctaaaaagtactcTTTTAAATTTGGTTGACATTTATCTCAACACtaattttccaaattttccaGGCTGACTACAATGCAACAGAAGATTACTCACTGGATGAAGTTCTCACAATAATGGATGAGATCCAAAAAGAACTCATGGAGGAAGGTTAGATCTGCATTTCAAAATACTATTGAACAATCTCTCTTTGTGGTAGTGAGGAAAAAGATTTGCCTTTCATTGACCATGTCACGTGGTCAATGAAcgaatgcaaattttgtgtcaCTGTGTCAGCTCAGTTTAGAAATTTTGGGATTGGATTCTAAGAATCAAGGCAGAGGTGCTGCAGTAAGTCCTAGGCGACATTATGTGAGCCTGAATGTATACCCTTCATTTATTGTCAAAGATGATGTCAAGCATCGGGGCTTGTAGTTCTCTCATCCAGGATGAGAAATGACTAGAgattaatattcttttttttttattccaacCTTAAATTTGCCTTCAGAGCGCAGTATTCTTGCTCATGAACAGTACGAAGAGAACCTCAAGTTTGAGGAAGCCTCATTATGTGCTGCAATTGAGTGTTTAAGAACAGATGAAGTTCTTTGTCCAGTCTGCAAAAGGTGAGTGATAATAAGTTACAGGCAGAACCTACTGCAGATTCCATTtaataaaatgtcttttctcCGCTATGGAGTGAATGCCACCACAACCTTTtctttgaattattattactcaTGGGTAACAaagcaaattatttaaaaaaatggtcCACTTGTTTGTCTCTCTAATACAGTAAAGGTGCATTTGTGTTTTTGCTGATCCCTGTGTGACTACGATCACTACCTTCTTGGATTTAGTCAAATTGATTTTTCTCTTCTTATCCTACTCAACAATTTGTGGTGGACTGGCACTAGTGCATCCAAGAATGTATAGCCATGGGAAAGGGAGCAAAGAACTAAGATGATGTACTTAGTGTGTGATTGATTGTTTATGACTTTGTGTTACAGTACAGTATGTCATTTACCCTCCAAAACACTACACTGTACATTTTAAGTTTCTAGGGACAGACCTTCATAAGACTACCAAGTTCCTTTTTTACAAGtcaactttgttttatttttttatagcaAACCATTACATCAGAACAAACAAGTTATTTTCTGTGCTTGTGGACTGAGAATTGATACAGAGGTGAGGCTTCTTTGCAACAATATTGGtacattttttaatattattttaatttgttgatttATGTTACTTAGTTCCATCAGTCCATCTCCTTTATTGCAgttaagaataaaattattactattacagCAGGCTTGTttgaaaacatattttttctttctcttcagtATGATGCTGTCAACCTGAGTTATGTTAGAGGTCAAATTGAGTCAGCTCTTGTAGCACACAGGTACTGTATCTTGTATTCCATTAACACATGATTGTAAGCTACATTACAGAGTTCCTTCGACAGCCCAGCCTCAATCAGTCATCTTACCAATGTACCCTCCTAACAATTTTGTCACTTATCAAGGAACTATTGCACTTGTTATTCTTGTGCAATGATATTCTGTCCTTCTCCTTACAAAGGCTATGCAACTGTCTTCATTTTTAATAATCGCAAATTTCCAACTGCAGCACATTAGcttctttcaaaaaagaaaagttaatcAATCCCTGCTGCATCATTTTTTGTTgactttatttttatctttctcgTGTCTTAGGGATGAGCATTGCTTGGCAGAACCAGAATTTTGCATATCCTTCGTTCAAGAATTGGGTGTGAGGAACCTTGTGTCGCTTTGCAAGGTAAGCGAAAAaccttaataataattaatattattattattatcacttggTAAGGCAAAGtgatagtaatagtaatacagTTTATATTTTGGGCATAAATAAATTTTGGGTCCTTgtcagagctcattttaaggCCGGTTTACATGCTACAATTTGTCGGCCCGACAGTGTTGGGGCGGGAATCGTATGTTTAGTCAAAATGAGACTGGCCTAAAATATGTTTATCCCTgtgaacataaactctattgttttattctcCAGTGAAGTCCAAAAAGTCAGAACTTGATTTTTCTTGCAGTCATACCAGAGTATGTCATTGTCTCTCTCTATGCATTCAAGTTCAACAGGAAGGGAGCCAGTGTGTGAGAGACACACCTGGACAGCTGTTGTTGGCACTGGACTTGCAGTTGGCTGGGGTTGTTCTGGGTTATTCTCAGTTTGCCTATCCAATTGCATTAGTTTTGTTGATAGCCAGCagatttgttttgatttttgcatttgattcaatgatttcattgatTCTCAGGAGAGTGGTCTATAAAGTGAGTATGTACATTACTAAATTACTAAACTTAGCTGGGCTTGGTTATTCCTCTaatgctattttttttcttcaggcCTGTGAATTTATGTACATAGTTCTCTGATGACAAAAATAACattacaaatgaaaattaagaaaacagtCTCCATGGAAATGTTTCTTAAATAGCAGATTTACaacatcttttatttttgttggagttgataataatagttattacaAATTTGTGTACAGAATGTGACATACTCCTTATGGAGATATTGTAAAtggaaataaagttgtttcaagtgtttgtttccatttattttatgGCTAAAAGGTGGCTTTATATACTATTTTACCAAGGTTTGAATATCACATCTGcataaataatatttccaTTGGCAATGTTTATCGCATAGCACTCGGTAGAAGGTCAATAGTTAAAACCTTCAGCGGTAGACAACATATGGAAGATTCTTTAGGAACCTTAATGGTTGGCTTCTTTTTTTAACCTACCTGACTTCTAGACAGTGTCTCTGGGTTTCTACGccgtgaattttctttgtttctggGGAAAGAGAGTAAACATCCAAGGAGTTTCAACTGACGAGGCTACAAGAAAATGTTTACATAAATTATGGAGGAATTcacaaattttcgtttttcacatgCATTACACTAATGtatgtgtaaaatttgatgattttttccaaacagcaagagaaagaaaaagccaaTCCAATGCcagttgtaaaaaaaattcaccgtcTGAAAGCGCCCAATATGCATTTTTAGATCACTCAAATACCCTTGTTTTTAGTGACTTCGTCAAAATTGGAATTCTTTCAAAATACTTGCACGCTTGTGCCATTCGCACGTATTCTGTGTGTGCAGAGAAAACTATATGGGGCAACCTTAAGAGAATAAAAAGGCCATTGCGCCAGTAAGCCTGCAGGAGGTGGTTACCACagcaattcaattttttggcatgtttaaACTGTAGAGGGAGGGGACAATGAAGGAGTTAGATATGGACATGTTTATAACTGTTCATTCTTTGTGGCCCCTGATTATTCTGGAGTCTGTGGTGTACTTCTGAGACATGCAATGGGAGAGAGTCTATTTTTGTTTACCTACAAACTGCAATTAGTGTCCCTAATATTGTCTATTATGCAAGCCAAGTTTGCTGGGATTTTAATCTTTTTCTGGTTTTGCCTTGCTTTGTTTGATTATTGctgttctctttttgttgttcttgttgttgtgtttgttgatgttgaccttaaaaagaagCAGAATTGTCTCAAAACAGATGATATGGAACTCCACGCTATCCATGTGCATGGACCAGGCCGGAAGTAATTTATCTTCGGGTTAAAAATCTTGCAGGCGAGGACGCGCCGCCAACCTCGCTCCCAGAAGCGGTGAGAACGAGGCAGGCGCATTCGTTCTCTGACGCATCTTGTTTTGGTGTTCTCCGCATAATAGAACGGAAGGTGATGTAGTGTACGGTCATTTAGCAAGTCTGTTCCGGAGTGACTGTCCGTATTTCGAGTGTTCCCTTCTCAAAATGGTCAGGTAACATTGTGTCTGCCTTGATGGCTTTCTTAAATGGTGAAGTTGGGACAAATTTTCAAGGAGGCCGCTGGGAAGAATTTTGCAAGGACAGAGCCGAAGTAGCTGCGAAGCAATTCGCCAACGAATTCCTACAATTTTTGGGAGACAATCCTGTTTTCGATGTTTCAGGAGCTTCGACGACTTTTTCCAAGCGCTTTGTGGAGTACTTCTTGAAGACCTTTGACAATGAAGTGCATAACAACGGCTTCATGGGTTTTGATCCTCCAGAGTCTCCCACGGATCTTTTCGGGCCGGACGATTGGGGGTCTAGCGTTCACCTCACCGGAAACTTCAGACCGatcgaaaagaaaacaaatgagtCCAGCTTCAAGTTTTTTGGAAAGCTTAAGGATGTGAAAGGGTTTTTTAAGCGAAACGTGAATGAGGAATCTCCAGGGTCTGGGAAACATGcggaaacaaagaaagggaTTGAGGACAAGCCGACGACATCTCAGGAAACGAAGCAGTTGACAACTACTATCAAGAGGGAAGGAGTCATGAATTTTCTAATGAACTTAGACAGCGGAGTGAATACAGAAGACTTTTTCTGGCAGAAGTGTCGAATGGTTCTGTTTAAAGCTCCTGGAGGATACATGCTTGAGTTCTTCACGCCTCCAAAGGTTAgggaaatatatatatttttaaacgcAGCCCGAGCATTATGAGAAATCGATCACCGACTTTCACCTGGCTTTGATAGAACGCTTTGATTTCACTTTTATTATCAGCACATAATCCGCAACATAGCTGTTGTGTTTACTTTATGTATTGAATTTCTTAGCCTTTATAGTTTTTCTGTTAAATAAACTCATCTTATCCCAAATTAGACGTAAAATTAATCcgaaataaaacaacaaaggtGTTATGTTCATTAGCAACGTACCGCAACATTTGGCCAAAgagttttctttccaaaagTGCAACATGGGTATTAAATGAACATTGCCATACGAGAAATTCATCAGGCTGGAAAAATAGATTATTATGCTGTTTGATGTAGCCCGAAAAAGcaacaagagaaaaattcaGTTTCGATGACTGCCTTATCATCTTAATCAAAACTAACAAGGCAATTGTTTATAATAGTTGTTTTTCTCATAGAAAGGTAGCAGTGAATTTGAGCAATTTTTAgtcccttttttttaaagtataATCAAAAGAATAAAGATGACCAATTGTCgaacaaaattgttgaaagCGCAGTTcgcatttaaggacggtgcctactaattaaagatattttttccccggtgtgtgattatgcaggaaatgtagatcttaacaagtcctattgaaatccaaaaagaaaattgggggtaaccacgcatttttcaaagataattcatgaataatatctgtaaaaagcctttaaatacaaagcaatgtatggcattctttctcaaattgaagcttaattatctctcaaaaatgcatggttacccccaattttctttttggataccaagagtacttactaagatctactttctccggatagttttaaaccgcgcaaaaatatccctgtattagtaagcattggcgataggaaatccgagtatctggagatgcgcagaacgtatgcgcagtaacaaaagtaggcaccgtccttaatatacTTTTATTTAAAATCGGATCACTGTTATCTCTCAGTATGTACACATGATTTACCGCTTCGTTGGCCGATACTTTGCAGACTGAAgatgaaagtttcttttgatttaGATCTCAAAAGACTGGATTTTTATTTACTAGTCTTTCTTAGTCCCTAATAAGTGTTCTTCTGTTCCCTTTGCCTCTAAAAATTTTGGGGTGTACAACTTTTAGTAACCCGTACTGTATTTTTAGGAACAAAAGCCGATGTGCCTAATTCATTAGCTGTTTCAGTGTTTTAGTTTCCATAGCTGGGATGGAAAGGCTCATAAACCacatcaattattattgtgcacTTTCACACACAAGGAGTTATTGACAATAATTACTGACAGGCTTTGACAGAAACTGAAATTTATGTGCTTAGATTATCAATTTCCAGCGGGATTGCTCTCTAAAACTGTGTTAAACTGATCATATTCTTGTCTTCTTCAGTCTACCAAAGCAAAGGCAGGAATATTTTGCTTCCTTATTCACGAAGCTAGACAAGCCACAGAGTTAGAACTTCCTGGAGGTCAGAATGTCTTTGTTATCAAGGTATCTAATACTTTATCAAATTATGCAACTAAATGTTTGTTACTGGTAAAGATAGTTATCATGTTTAAGTCATAATTTGTGTTCTCACATTTGCGGAGTTTATTTCTCTCAAAACTCCATTCTTGAATCTCTATTCTCAATTCTCTTGACTTGACCCTTGAAACTCAGTACTTCAGACTTGAAATCTTCAAGGATCAAGATTTGAATTTTGAGTCAAAATTGTCAACTTACCCTTAAACAGTACAATACGTTGTACACTCGCAGATCACAACAAAGTTTAAAACCATCATTATTTCGTTCTCAGTTTTCTTGGTcttttaaccctttaagccctaaggggttccccattgacgagtaaaatcgtctggcgttagacagagtaaaatctataagtgccatttggcactcatagggcttaaagggttaactgTAACAGAGAACAATATTATGTTACACTGTAAGAGTAGAAGACcaaggaaataattattaaggaCATTAACTACAATTTGTGACATGCATGTTTAAGACACTAAACATTTATTTTCCAAAGTACTAGTCAATCTTATATGACTTGCACATTGGCCAAACCCAATCTCTTCTTAGCTTTTAGCATTTCATCTCCTCTGTCATAACAATCCAAGTGGTGAAACTTCTAGGCAATGTAGTGAAGGCACAAATCCAAATAATCACTTAATAACCAAGCAAATATATTGTATGTTTTATATTAGTAATGTTATATTGATAATTtgtatcaataatattattattttctttagttcCCAAAAATTGATTATTAATAGTTTGTGAGGAATAATGTTTACAGTGCCCACAAACTAAAATTTGTTTAACTgcatcacaataataattattttttgctaCATATGGTGAGATTTCCTTTTCTGTCTTCAGGcagtaaacaaaaaagaatacATGTTGGCTGCTAACTACAAGGAAGAAATGGATGAGTGGCTGGCAGAGATTAAGAAATGTATGGAGGAAGATCAGGGGTCATCAGGTCAAAGGTATGTAAATGGGAAGAGATATCACAGATGATCAGGCATGGAAGAGGTTGATGTTCAAAATGTCTTCCTGGGTAATGTACCTGGGGTATCACAGTGATTTCATTGTGGCCAATGCTGGAGCCTTGACTGGTAAAAACAGGTGCAGCAGCCGTAAGCCCCATTCCAGGTACCTCTTTGTATTGATGgatcaatgaaacaaaaagcaCTGATCAATAGGATTGGGTGGAGGAGAACTCAAACGTAAAGCTAGGAACAAGAGGCTACTTGCAAGGTTTAATAAAATGTTATTAAAAGCTACAAACCGTGGTGTAAACTTGGGCCTACATTTGCTGTTGGACCTTCGTTGGCTTTTGAGGTTACTGTAGCTTACCATTCGACTTACGTAATTCTACAAAGGACAATTTTGTTTCAGCTAAGAATCCTcccaaattgttgttttttttttatttttgtcttgtttgtttttgtttgtctgtgtGTGTTTTTATACGTGTGTACcataaaattctgaaaatacaGTAAGCCCCTCCATGTAGTATTATCCCCTGCAAATATACGACCCCCAAACTCATAATGTAAAAAACCCTCTGTTAAATCACCCCTCTGAGCATAAGCCGTGGGAGACTCGTACTTGGAAATTGTGCTTGAAtatatttaataaaacaaagcaaaacaatgaagTAACCCTATTTTTGTGTAATTCACCTTCTAACCATAAGCTAACCCAATCGGTTTTATAAGCCAAATTTTCCACCGTCTACAAGCCCCACGGAACATAAGTTgcccaaaaaaaattaattagcctttgaaaaatacaagCTTCTGGgcttatttttggaattttacgTTATTTTGCATAGTGGGATTGGTTCTGGTTCTGAAGAGAGAGGTGCAGTTGCAGCATTTCCTCCTGCATCAGGTGCCACTCTGGATCCCATTACAACAGCTGTGACAAATCCAACAACAGCAAGTTTGAAACTGGGAAACAACCAACCTCTTAGAGTTAGACTGGACAGCTGCCCAGTTGGTATGTTATGCTGTTAACTAAGTAATTATTTGATGTGCTTCTTATTTTGGCGTAAGAATTGCTGCATCTCAGGAATTGTCTTTGTTTGAAGCATTTTCCCACAAACCACAGGTACAGCTTACAGAATGAAacattagtttctaaagaaactgtggtgctgctttggtggggaagtgaaacagtaacgttttttttgtcacaagcAACTTGAGCATTAGCCCCATTTTCTCTGATGTAGGGGTAATGCTCAAAACAGCAGCTTCATTATCTCCTCACAGTAAAAATTTGACCCTTCCCAACTTGCTTGATACAAATATTATGTTATCATTGTCAGTTGAGACTAATGTGAAGTTTATTTGGTTGATGTCAGCACCACTAACCAGTAACAATATCTCaaatgttttggcaaaaagttCAGGTGGTGGACTTCTCTTTTGATTTATGttatcattaaaataaatgttataGATGAGATTTGGTGAAACTGACTGGTGAGATGTAGTAAATTTGGTTCcaaaaatttgtcaacttgTGTATCATTAAAGCTCTTTATTCTGTAGATAAAAAACCTGCAGAGGTCATGTCAAATTTAGCGAAGCGAAGAAATGTTTATGCTCCATCAACATTACAACTACAAAAGCGAGTTTCAGGATCCTTTAGTCTCCAACATGGACCACAGACACCAACTTATCAcggtttgaaatttttgtttgctgcaattttcatttatttacagTGTCTTAGTTTGTAACAGGAACTGTTGGCAATACTATACTGCTGCCAATGCCTGTATATTAACATTTCGTTATGTGGTGAAATGAGATGTTATCCCAAGTTCAGGATCTTGTATATGTGTGCTTGTCCATTGGCTTGATTGAATTTTTGCTTACATGTACAGATGATGGAATTCCCAGTCGTCCTCCTCCCGAGCTTCCACCGCGTTCACCAACCAATAGTGACTCACCTGGGCCCGCACCACCCTCAAATGAATCAGATTTGTTGCAGCAAATCTCTGCGGGGGTGGAATCCCAGACAAATAGTGAAGGTAACATCAttgatttcatttgcatttgccTCAGTTCTTTTTATTGGGGGAATGCAGTAGTTTACTATTCTTAGTGTGGGATCTGAGAACTTCTTTTTCCTATGGCACTTTGAATCGGtagtattttaaaattttctcacAGAGAACTTACCCAGTACTGTTTGTTGTCTAAAACTATCATTGTCAAATAGTAAGCCTATAGTTGCTTGTTGTTCACTGTAAAGGTGTGTAGTAACCTGTTTCAGTCTGCTATGAAAGTGTGCAGTAACCTGTGCCAGTTGCAACAGGTTATGATCGTGgactattgttttttttttttttttaagggaaatttccatggtAAATATCCTAATTCTCATTTATGgaatggaaaattttttttattcatttatttttttcaatatctACAAGATGGTCTCATTTTATTCTCATCTAGAACAAAAATTCAGAAATGAGttttaagaataattattatgaaaatgaattcCTATTGGTCAATGTGAAATTGTGGACTGCAATGACATGTACGAAGGATCTAAAAAATGTAACATTATGCGGTGGGAAGCAAGAATTAATGATGCTGATGACAAATTGATAGCAGTGCCAATCCATAAGGAATTTACTAATATTATGGGTTGAATTTTTCTCAGAAAACCCTGTGTGGGTCTCTGTTTCAGTTGAAAATCATCCACTTGCAAACTACCCATGGTTCCATGGAACTTTGCCCAGGGTTGACGCATCGCAATTGGTGACACAGGGTGGCCAGCAATGGCATGGAATTTTCCTTATAAGACAAAGTGAAACAAGACGAGGAGAATATGTTTTAACATTCAATTACCAGGGAAGAGCAAAGGTACTGTTtatgtaattaattttattttatctctcAGGTTCTATGTGCGCTCAGTGGTTGGTTGATTTAGCAGTTTGTATTCTAAAGTATGGA contains:
- the LOC141895574 gene encoding SH2B adapter protein 1-like isoform X2 — protein: MAFLNGEVGTNFQGGRWEEFCKDRAEVAAKQFANEFLQFLGDNPVFDVSGASTTFSKRFVEYFLKTFDNEVHNNGFMGFDPPESPTDLFGPDDWGSSVHLTGNFRPIEKKTNESSFKFFGKLKDVKGFFKRNVNEESPGSGKHAETKKGIEDKPTTSQETKQLTTTIKREGVMNFLMNLDSGVNTEDFFWQKCRMVLFKAPGGYMLEFFTPPKSTKAKAGIFCFLIHEARQATELELPGGQNVFVIKAVNKKEYMLAANYKEEMDEWLAEIKKCMEEDQGSSGQSGIGSGSEERGAVAAFPPASGATLDPITTAVTNPTTASLKLGNNQPLRVRLDSCPVDKKPAEVMSNLAKRRNVYAPSTLQLQKRVSGSFSLQHGPQTPTYHDDGIPSRPPPELPPRSPTNSDSPGPAPPSNESDLLQQISAGVESQTNSEVENHPLANYPWFHGTLPRVDASQLVTQGGQQWHGIFLIRQSETRRGEYVLTFNYQGRAKHLRLALNVEGQCRVQHLWFQSIFEMLEHFRANPIPLESGGPSDVMLTNFVVFVNSVISPTLPNNSMQRVNSPNLREGLRRSHSLQTHRITRPAVIQGGSVRITTNAATNGHSRAVENHYAIL
- the LOC141895578 gene encoding RPA-interacting protein A-like isoform X2, whose product is MQVSGKKKNMAAMASASCFPRSADPISRHRAQYKCNTPPWKEQYRKRCLERLKNGRQKFVDRFRKNSNSDESLVVKEVMDEEWMRLSEENLELPQWRPRRETSTPFSGADYNATEDYSLDEVLTIMDEIQKELMEEERSILAHEQYEENLKFEEASLCAAIECLRTDEVLCPVCKSKPLHQNKQVIFCACGLRIDTEYDAVNLSYVRGQIESALVAHRDEHCLAEPEFCISFVQELGVRNLVSLCKACEFMYIVL
- the LOC141895578 gene encoding RPA-interacting protein A-like isoform X1, yielding MQVSGKKKNMAAMASASCFPRSADPISRHRAQYKCNTPPWKEQYRKRCLERLKNGRQKFVDRFRKNSNSDESLVVKEVMDEEWMRLSEENLELPQWRPRRETSTPFSGADYNATEDYSLDEVLTIMDEIQKELMEEERSILAHEQYEENLKFEEASLCAAIECLRTDEVLCPVCKSKPLHQNKQVIFCACGLRIDTEYDAVNLSYVRGQIESALVAHRDEHCLAEPEFCISFVQELGVRNLVSLCKSYQSMSLSLSMHSSSTGREPVCERHTWTAVVGTGLAVGWGCSGLFSVCLSNCISFVDSQQICFDFCI
- the LOC141895574 gene encoding SH2B adapter protein 1-like isoform X1, which translates into the protein MAFLNGEVGTNFQGGRWEEFCKDRAEVAAKQFANEFLQFLGDNPVFDVSGASTTFSKRFVEYFLKTFDNEVHNNGFMGFDPPESPTDLFGPDDWGSSVHLTGNFRPIEKKTNESSFKFFGKLKDVKGFFKRNVNEESPGSGKHAETKKGIEDKPTTSQETKQLTTTIKREGVMNFLMNLDSGVNTEDFFWQKCRMVLFKAPGGYMLEFFTPPKSTKAKAGIFCFLIHEARQATELELPGGQNVFVIKAVNKKEYMLAANYKEEMDEWLAEIKKCMEEDQGSSGQSGIGSGSEERGAVAAFPPASGATLDPITTAVTNPTTASLKLGNNQPLRVRLDSCPVDKKPAEVMSNLAKRRNVYAPSTLQLQKRVSGSFSLQHGPQTPTYHDDGIPSRPPPELPPRSPTNSDSPGPAPPSNESDLLQQISAGVESQTNSEENPVWVSVSVENHPLANYPWFHGTLPRVDASQLVTQGGQQWHGIFLIRQSETRRGEYVLTFNYQGRAKHLRLALNVEGQCRVQHLWFQSIFEMLEHFRANPIPLESGGPSDVMLTNFVVFVNSVISPTLPNNSMQRVNSPNLREGLRRSHSLQTHRITRPAVIQGGSVRITTNAATNGHSRAVENHYAIL